Within Bacillus sp. FJAT-45350, the genomic segment GTGGAGAAAGTAAGCTTTGTAGAAAATGCGATTACTTCAGAAGTAGCGCTGAGGGAAATCGTTGGAACACCTCATGAGTTAGTAAAGAACAAATCGATTTCATTTATTGATGAAACTGCTAAAAAATATATTTCAATGTCACCACTGATGTTTCTTTCTACATCAGATGCTGATGGTAATTGTGACGTTTCCCCTAGAGGCGATGAACCTGGTTCGATTCACGTATTGAATAAAGAACAGTTAGTTATCCCAGACCGACCAGGTAATAGAAGAGTGGATTCAATTATTAATATTATTTCTAACCCTCATGTTGGTCTAATCTTCCTCATCCCTGGTTTGGAAGAAGTACTACGTATCAATGGACGTGCATATATCATTCAAAATAACGATATTTTAAGTAAGATGAGTGTAGACAGCAAAAATCCACTACTAGGAATAGGAGTAGAGGTAGAAGAGTGTTTCATACATTGTCCACGAGCTCTGAAAAAGTCAATGGTTTGGGACATTGATAAGTGGCCAAACAAAGAGAATATACCTTCGATGATGGAGATATTTCAAGCACATTTAAAGATAAATGGCATGGAACTGAAAGAGTAAGTGGATTATTATTTGAACGTTCAAGTATCGAAGGTTTTAGTCAGAAATTCTTTTAGCAAAAAAATCCTAAGAGTCCTCACCTCAATATGGGAAGGCACTGAAAAAGTCCAATCTAGACGATTCGAGAAGTGGTAATGGCTCCGCACGTTGCGCGCTTGCTATGAGAAAACCACTCATAGCGCGCTTTTGAAAGAGGCAACGGCTTCGCGCATTACTTAGAGGCCGCTGAAAAGTGAAAATCACACTATTTCGCGGCCTCTCAATATGGTGTGGGCTCTTTTACATATGCAACTTATAAGAATAGAAAAAAATATTAAAAAAATCAACACGGCTTATTTACTCACTATAATAAATTAGCGAAATTTCCTTGACTTTGTAGTTGGTAGAAATGTCTATAAAATCCTAAATTACAAGTTAAAAACTTTAACCGATAATAGTAGTTAGATTCACTCTTTTTTTCTTTTGAAATTATTTCACCAATTACTTTGACTTGAGGTAAGAGTTTTAATTTTAAAATTAAAGATTTTTCATCTATTGAAGGGAATTCTAAATTTGTAGAAAAGCATAGTTCTTCTAAACTAATATTATGTACTTGAACTTCCTTTTTCTTCGAATGATTTATCAATACCCCGTTAATTTCTTTTATAGTTAAATTTGCTTTTGTAGGGAACTGAAAAACGATTGAATGTTTTAATCGACGTTTCATATTGAGCCCTCACTTAAGTTTATTGTTACTATAATAATAGTGTAAACTCAATGCGAAGTCTGTCATTATTTGTAGGGCGTGGAAAAATTTTTAAAATCCTTCCACAATAGGGAGTTTGTTGTTATTTTACCTCTTTAATAATTGGGATTAATTTGCATCTTTAAGAAAATGTTTGTGATAAGCTTTGAAATTAAAAATATTATGCAATACAAAATAAACAAATGAAAATAAGTGACTCCTTTATGTAATACGAATAAGTTTAGACCTACTAGTAATGGTTTAAAGACAAATGCTAATAGTAGTGACAATGCAAATGAAGAAACATAAATATTTTTCTTAAACTTTATTGTCCATTGATAAACAAGCATAAACACAACAGGAATTAAAGTTGCATCTAAAGCAAGATTGCCAGGGATAAATGACAGTAGCTCAAAGGGATAACTATAATATCCCTGTCTAACACCAGCAATATTTATATAGCTAAACCAAATGTGAATATTCATGCCATAAAAACCTAAAAGTAGAATGTTCTTTCTATCTATAACAAAATACAATAAGACTAAAGGAAGTATGAACATTAATAAAATAATTTTAAATCCCCAAGTATCAATATGTGAATACAATTGCCAGTACTCCAATTGTGTTTGACTAAGCTTTTCTGTCATTGAAGTTATTTTATTAAGTGCCTCTAATTGGTCTTTTGACGTTAACATAAAACCTAGCCTCCCTTTTTATTTTTATTATTTGAAAAGATGTACGTAATTATCCAACTTAAAGAGTCATTAACAATGCGAGTAAATTGTAGATAGATGGTAATTATATAGAGAAGTAAAAACTGTAAATATGAAGGAGGTATTTGAATTGCCTAATATCATTGAAATGTTAAGCAGTACGTTCAACACGATAGTTGATGATGAACCTAAACTGCAAATAAATATAGTTGAAGCTTCTTACTGTTGGTTTTATTATGGAATTGTTAAAGAGGCTATTGCTTTTGAAGAAATTGGTTTAAATACAACAGATGACGATGAGTTAAAAGGAATACTTACCGATGCTGTAAAATTATGTTCTAAACAATCTAAAAAACTAGAACAGTTTATGAGGAAGGAAGGAGTAGCTTTGCCTCCTGTCTCAGAACCGAAACCTTTCAGCGATCCTAAAGATATTCCTCCAGGAGTTAAATTAACAGAGGAAGAGATAGCGAATGGATTGGCTATGAAAATCTTAGCTATGACTACAAAATCATCTTTAGGAGTAGCAGAGTGTGTAAGGAAAGATGTAGGAGCAATGTGGTTTCAATTTTTTAATGAAACAGTTATTTTTGGTGCAACACTTAAAACGAAAATGAGAAAAAGAGGTTGGGCTAAACTACCTCCAGCTTATACACCACCTGGGACTTAAAAATAAGATGCTATAGTCATACATAGTTACTTTACATTTTCTTAACCAATCCATAATGCTTAATTAATGAATCTCGTATAGAATAAATTTATAAGTACTTCATCCCAAAGTACTTCGACAAACCAACTGTAAAAGCCCATAGCTAATCCCGGCTATGGGCTTTTACTTAAGTAATAACCTTTACAAAACCTTTACATTAACTAAATAGTAGATTAATAAAAGTTTACTATACTGATAATGTGTATTGTTGAAGTTTGTCGAAAAGATATTTTGAAGGGATGAGAGATTTGGACTTACAAACATTGCTTTTCATGTTTTTTGGAGGGCTAGGAATTTTCCTATTTGGGATTAAATTTATGGGAGACGGACTTCAGAAGGTAGCTGGAGATCGTTTAAGAGAATTATTAGACCGTTTTACGTCAAATCCTGTTATGGGGGTACTTGCAGGTCTTGTTGTTACAATACTATTACAAACGAGTACAGGTACAACTGTATTAACAATAGGTTTAGTAAATGCAGGGTTTATGACATTAAAGCAAGCTGTTGGTGTAATTATGGGAGCCAATATTGGTACGACCGTAACAGCGTTCATCATTGGTATTAAGATATCTGCTTATGCTTTACCTATCATAGCAGTTGGTGCCTTCTTACTTTTTTTCTTTAAAAACAAAAAGGTTAGTAATTATGGTCAAGTTATATTTGGTTTTGGAGCACTATTCTATGGGTTAAATGTTATGGGAGATGGTCTAAAGCCTATTAGAGAAGTACAAGCATTTGTTGATTTAACTATTAGCATGAGTGATAATCCATTGTTAGGTGTTCTTATTGGGACAGTCTTTACTGTACTTGTGCAAAGTTCATCTGCTTCAATTGGGTTATTACAAACATTACATTCTCAAGGGGCAATGGATTTAGCTGCTTCACTTCCGGTCCTATTTGGGGATAATATCGGTACGACGATTACAGCTGTGTTAGCAGCAATAGGAGCTTCAATAACAGCGAAAAGAGCTGCACTTGTTCATGTAATTTTTAATTTAATTGGGACACTTCTTGTATTATCTATATTCCCTTTATATTATCGGTTTATTGGTATGTTACGAGATCAATTGATGTTAAATCCAGAGATGACGATTGCTTTTGCACACGGTATCTTTAATACAGCGAATACACTAATCCAATTACCATTTGTCGCTGTATTGGCTTTAATCGTGACAAAATTAATCCCTGGTAAAGAGTATGAAATTGAATATAAGGCGAAGCATTTAGACCCTCGATTTATTACAAGCTCACCAGCGATCGCTCTAGGCCAAGCAAAGCAAGAAGTGTTACGTATGGCAGACTTCGCTGAAAAAGGGCTTTTGGAAGCAAATCAATATTTACAAACTGGACAAAAGAGAAATGCTGAAATGACGGTACAGTTTGAAGAAGCAATTAATAACTTGGATAGAAAAATTACAGATTACCTAACTCAAATATCGTCACGTTCGCTATCTGATGTAGATTCAAAACTCCACTCTACACTAATGGATACAGTTCGTGACATAGAAAGAATTGGGGATCATATGGAAAATATAATTGAATTAAAGGAATATCAATTAGCTCATAAAGTTATCTTATCAGATCAGGCACTAGCTGACTTAGATGAAATGTTTACATTAACGATAGAAACAGTAAGACAAGGAATTACGTCTCTCGATACTGGCAGTATTGAAGAAGCACGTGCTGTCGTGGAAAAAGAAGAATTGATCGATAAAATGGAAAGAAAACTTCGTAAAATGCACATTATTCGTGTAAATGAAGGTCAATGTACAGGGTCAGCAGGGATTGTTTTTGTTGATATTGTAAGTAATCTTGAACGTGTAGGAGACCATGCGGTTAACATTGCAGAAGCAGTAATTGGAGAAGAAGTATAAGGAAATAACTTTTCAGGGTTGAACAAAAGGCATTAGTTACCTTTTGGACAACCCTTATTACTTATTCTAAATCTTCTGGGTACGCTTTGGGATGCTTCTTGTTTATAACTTCATAAAATAGACCCCCATCAATATCTGGAGATTGGTTTTGCTCTATAACCATAGCTCCCATTAACTTTTTAAATTCTCCCACTGTAAGGGGCCTCGCATCAGGCTTTAGTTCATACCCTAATTGTCCATTTGGTTCAATTGTCGCATTCTTTATATCTGCAATATTCGATATTCCTTTTTGCCGCATTTGCATTTCTAACTTATCAATAGTTAGTCTTAACTTTTTTAAGTTCTTTAGATTTATTTGCCCATTTTCAATAACTGAAACAGCCGTTCCAGTTAGCAACCTCTCAAGTGCGTTTGATTTAACTTGAAGATATTCAAGAAATACAAGCGTCGCAATAAAAATAACCATTGTAATGATTGTTTTTGGTACGCTATCTTCAATAATTGGCTGCACAATAATAGCACCAATCGAAATCATGACAACAGTTGTCGTGATTGTCATCTGTGCAATCGATTTTCGACCAGAAATTCTCAGTAACAGAAATCCTATAATAATTAATAAAAATGACTCCCAAATAAAATCCATAAATAATGACTCCTTATTAATACTTTCTGTATAGAATATTATGGAGTTTTCTAGCGGATTCTAGTCACAAAATTTAAATACAATTTTGTTGCTTATAAGTCTACTCGTAAATGTAGGAGTCAGGCTACCAACATCTTCGAATAATACGTAAGATTACTTATTGGATTTTATGTAAATACCTTTTAATGTTATGATAAAGAAGTAATAGAAATCTTTGTTGAGAATGAGGGTTATGATGAGTAAGTTGACAAAAATGATACCGAATATGTTTACATTAGGGAATCTCTATTGTGGGTTCTTATCGATTGGATTTGCGGCAAGTGGACAGTTTAATAATGCTGCGATCCTAATTTTGATTGGAATGATGCTAGATAGTATGGATGGCCGACTAGCTAGAATGTTGAACGCGGATAGTAAATTAGGAAAAGAACTTGATTCATTAGCTGACATTGTTACATTTGGTGTTGCTCCGTCCTTTTTAGTGTATTATACATACTTTTTTCAATTTGGAGTAATTGGCTTTGCTGTAGCTGGTTTATTTCCATTATTTGGTGCTTATCGTTTAGCTCGCTTTAATATCAGTACGGACAAATCATCGTTAAATTATTTTATCGGCATTCCAATTACGGCAGCTGGGGGAATATTAGCGATTCTTACGCTGTTAGGTGACATTATTCCCAACATCGTGACAACTGTGATCTTTACATCATTGTGTTTTTTAATGGTCAGTCGAATTAGAATTCCAAGTCTTAAAGAAGTTCCTCTACCGAAGTACGGGACGATAGTCACTCTTTTTCTAGGGACGCTATTATTTGTCATTTATAAAGGAACGTACGAACAGTTTCCATATCTTATTTATATCGCAACACCATTATATATCGCATACTTAGCTTACCGCTTTGTTGTGAAAAAAAAGAATAAACAGTAAAAAGAGGGCGTTGTAATCAGTAATTGATTTATCCTTCCAAGAAAAAAGGATAGGATGTGTCTTAACAGAGGGAAAAAACGTAGACTTGTGTACTTAAGTCTACGTTTTTCGCTTTTATACAGTGGATGTTTTAGGCTGTGTTTGAGGCATATATTTTCTTATTTCAGCAGGTGTTTTTGCACTTGGTGTATCGAATGTTTTGTAGATTGGAGCTTCTTTAATACCTTTTTGATAACATTCATCGACAGGCTTTCCTGATTCTTTAAATTCTTTTAGCATTTTGAGAAAGCTAAACATTCCTAAAGATCCATACTCTCTTACCCTGCGCACTTCTTCTAGGTTAAGGTAAACAACCGTAAAGGATTCAGAATCTCCTAATTCTTCTATAATTCTACCTTCCGGATCTACTGCTACAGAATGTCCCATCCCGATTGGGTTAGGATGATTAATACTT encodes:
- a CDS encoding MSMEG_1061 family FMN-dependent PPOX-type flavoprotein codes for the protein MEKVSFVENAITSEVALREIVGTPHELVKNKSISFIDETAKKYISMSPLMFLSTSDADGNCDVSPRGDEPGSIHVLNKEQLVIPDRPGNRRVDSIINIISNPHVGLIFLIPGLEEVLRINGRAYIIQNNDILSKMSVDSKNPLLGIGVEVEECFIHCPRALKKSMVWDIDKWPNKENIPSMMEIFQAHLKINGMELKE
- a CDS encoding DUF421 domain-containing protein, with amino-acid sequence MDFIWESFLLIIIGFLLLRISGRKSIAQMTITTTVVMISIGAIIVQPIIEDSVPKTIITMVIFIATLVFLEYLQVKSNALERLLTGTAVSVIENGQINLKNLKKLRLTIDKLEMQMRQKGISNIADIKNATIEPNGQLGYELKPDARPLTVGEFKKLMGAMVIEQNQSPDIDGGLFYEVINKKHPKAYPEDLE
- a CDS encoding DUF3231 family protein yields the protein MPNIIEMLSSTFNTIVDDEPKLQINIVEASYCWFYYGIVKEAIAFEEIGLNTTDDDELKGILTDAVKLCSKQSKKLEQFMRKEGVALPPVSEPKPFSDPKDIPPGVKLTEEEIANGLAMKILAMTTKSSLGVAECVRKDVGAMWFQFFNETVIFGATLKTKMRKRGWAKLPPAYTPPGT
- a CDS encoding Na/Pi cotransporter family protein; the encoded protein is MRDLDLQTLLFMFFGGLGIFLFGIKFMGDGLQKVAGDRLRELLDRFTSNPVMGVLAGLVVTILLQTSTGTTVLTIGLVNAGFMTLKQAVGVIMGANIGTTVTAFIIGIKISAYALPIIAVGAFLLFFFKNKKVSNYGQVIFGFGALFYGLNVMGDGLKPIREVQAFVDLTISMSDNPLLGVLIGTVFTVLVQSSSASIGLLQTLHSQGAMDLAASLPVLFGDNIGTTITAVLAAIGASITAKRAALVHVIFNLIGTLLVLSIFPLYYRFIGMLRDQLMLNPEMTIAFAHGIFNTANTLIQLPFVAVLALIVTKLIPGKEYEIEYKAKHLDPRFITSSPAIALGQAKQEVLRMADFAEKGLLEANQYLQTGQKRNAEMTVQFEEAINNLDRKITDYLTQISSRSLSDVDSKLHSTLMDTVRDIERIGDHMENIIELKEYQLAHKVILSDQALADLDEMFTLTIETVRQGITSLDTGSIEEARAVVEKEELIDKMERKLRKMHIIRVNEGQCTGSAGIVFVDIVSNLERVGDHAVNIAEAVIGEEV
- the pssA gene encoding CDP-diacylglycerol--serine O-phosphatidyltransferase, giving the protein MSKLTKMIPNMFTLGNLYCGFLSIGFAASGQFNNAAILILIGMMLDSMDGRLARMLNADSKLGKELDSLADIVTFGVAPSFLVYYTYFFQFGVIGFAVAGLFPLFGAYRLARFNISTDKSSLNYFIGIPITAAGGILAILTLLGDIIPNIVTTVIFTSLCFLMVSRIRIPSLKEVPLPKYGTIVTLFLGTLLFVIYKGTYEQFPYLIYIATPLYIAYLAYRFVVKKKNKQ